A region of the Candidatus Methylomirabilota bacterium genome:
AAATCGGGGATCAACAGCTCGATCCGGCATCCCGGCGCCTCGTGTCGCACGGCGCGGACGGTCGCCGCAAAATGGGCCGCTCCGCCGTCTGCCAGATCGTCGCGATTCACCGAGGTGATCACCACGTGCTCGAGCCCGAGCTCGGCGACGGCCCGCCCCACCCGCTCCGGCTCCTCACGATCTTCCCAGACCGGCCGCCCGTGCGTGACCGCGCAGTAGCCGCAGTTGCGGGTGCATACGTCGCCCAGGATCATGAAGGTGGCGGTGAGATCCTCCCAGCACTCTCCGATGTTCGGGCAATGCGCCTCCTCGCACACCGAGTGGAGGTTCCACTCACGCATCAGCCCCTTGAGCCGGATGTACTTCGGGCCCCCCGGCGCCCGCACCTTCAGCCACGGCGGCTTGGGCGAGTCGGCGGGACGCGCGGCGTCGAGAAGTGGTAGGGAAACTCCCATCACTATTGTCCTTT
Encoded here:
- a CDS encoding radical SAM protein; its protein translation is MGVSLPLLDAARPADSPKPPWLKVRAPGGPKYIRLKGLMREWNLHSVCEEAHCPNIGECWEDLTATFMILGDVCTRNCGYCAVTHGRPVWEDREEPERVGRAVAELGLEHVVITSVNRDDLADGGAAHFAATVRAVRHEAPGCRIELLIPD